From Elaeis guineensis isolate ETL-2024a chromosome 16, EG11, whole genome shotgun sequence, a single genomic window includes:
- the LOC105058911 gene encoding uncharacterized protein isoform X2, whose amino-acid sequence MDYERIEKPFHPGGGLSPSKLRAMLLGVEKKRKEEEEMESKFSLRSAAVAADIDDSCGSVSDDCKDVDMVSSLPECSTSLETMTGHRFTDQSLSSSRIRSQVEDSFDSDGVSSAFEFHKGERAPHRSALVPPFSKPAPSKWDDAQKWIASPNLNRPYKASAVQSKKTEKFGYGSRQSLTKVVVEITEDADTKRIDPSQEKRGFGGQKAVNSIPNSYQVVDSCAKPGIIVEKVADPAVRSVSMRDMGTEMTPIASQEPSRTGTPVRASTPTRSPTSSRSSTPQRGAPNSNIVANITGSSDGHRDGNNGLSEKELQMKTRREIMILGAQLGKTNIAAWASKEEEEKDASVSLKILPVDRSKSVTEMRAAAWEEAEIAKYQARFKREEIKIQAWENHQKAETEAEMRKIEVEVERMRARAHDKLMNKLAAAKHKAEEMRAAAETRKNQQAARTAQQAEYIRRTGDIPSSFSCWNWCS is encoded by the exons ATGGATTACGAACGAATCGAGAAGCCTTTTCATCcg GGCGGTGGGCTTTCTCCCAGCAAGCTTCGAGCGATGCTTTTGGGagtggagaagaagaggaaagaagaggaggagatgGAGTCCAAGTTCTCGTTGAGATCTGCAGCAGTTGCTGCTGATATTGATGACTCTT GTGGTAGTGTTTCGGATGATTGCAAGGATGTGGACATGGTGAGCTCCCTCCCTGAATGCTCTACTTCGTTGGAAACAATGACGGGTCACAGATTTACAGATCAAAGCCTATCGAGCTCCAGGATTAGATCTCAAGTGGAAGATTCTTTTGATTCAGACGGTGTGTCATCTGCCTTCGAATTCCACAAGGGTGAACGCGCTCCCCATCGGTCGGCTCTCGTGCCGCCATTCTCAAAACCGGCGCCTTCGAAATGGGATGATGCACAGAAATGGATTGCGAGCCCCAATTTGAACCGCCCTTATAAAGCTAGTGCAGTGCAATCAAAGAAAACAGAGAAGTTTGGTTATGGTAGCCGGCAATCTTTGACGAAGGTGGTTGTGGAGATTACAGAGGATGCAGACACTAAGAGGATTGATCCAAGCCAAGAAAAGAGAGGATTTGGTGGGCAGAAGGCTGTGAATTCGATTCCCAACTCTTACCAGGTGGTGGATTCATGTGCCAAGCCTGGGATTATTGTTGAGAAAGTTGCAGATCCAGCAG TTAGGTCGGTGTCTATGAGAGATATGGGCACAGAAATGACTCCCATTGCTAGCCAAGAGCCCTCTCGGACAGGAACCCCTGTGAGAGCCTCAACACCAACACGCAGCCCTACTTCTTCTCGATCATCAACCCCGCAGAGGGGTGCACCAAATTCAAACATTGTTGCAAACATTACTGGTTCATCTGACGGCCACAGGGATGGCAACAATGGGCTGAGTGAAAAGGAGTTGCAAATGAAAACTAGAAGAGAGATAATGATTCTTGGCGCACAGCTAGGTAAGACTAACATTGCTGCATGGGCaagcaaagaagaagaggaaaaggaTGCATCTGTTTCTCTCAAGATTCTTCCAGTTGACCGATCAAAAAGTGTTACTGAGATGCGTGCAGCAGCCTGGGAGGAGGCAGAGATAGCCAAGTATCAGGCCAG GTTTAAACGGGAAGAAATCAAAATCCAAGCATGGGAAAATCACCAGAAAGCAGAAACTGAAGCTGAAATGAGGAAAATTGAG GTTGAAGTGGAGAGGATGAGAGCTCGTGCACATGATAAGCTTATGAACAAGCTAGCAGCTGCAAAGCATAAAGCTGAGGAAATGCGTGCAGCAGCAGAGACCAGAAAAAACCAACAAGCTGCAAGGACAGCTCAACAAGCAGAGTACATCAGAAGAACTGGCGACATTCCTTCCTCATTTTCTTGCTGGAATTGGTGCTCTTAA
- the LOC105058911 gene encoding uncharacterized protein isoform X1 produces the protein MDYERIEKPFHPGGGLSPSKLRAMLLGVEKKRKEEEEMESKFSLRSAAVAADIDDSCGSVSDDCKDVDMVSSLPECSTSLETMTGHRFTDQSLSSSRIRSQVEDSFDSDGVSSAFEFHKGERAPHRSALVPPFSKPAPSKWDDAQKWIASPNLNRPYKASAVQSKKTEKFGYGSRQSLTKVVVEITEDADTKRIDPSQEKRGFGGQKAVNSIPNSYQVVDSCAKPGIIVEKVADPAVSLSRHDSSTLPQTATTLITPPSTVRSVSMRDMGTEMTPIASQEPSRTGTPVRASTPTRSPTSSRSSTPQRGAPNSNIVANITGSSDGHRDGNNGLSEKELQMKTRREIMILGAQLGKTNIAAWASKEEEEKDASVSLKILPVDRSKSVTEMRAAAWEEAEIAKYQARFKREEIKIQAWENHQKAETEAEMRKIEVEVERMRARAHDKLMNKLAAAKHKAEEMRAAAETRKNQQAARTAQQAEYIRRTGDIPSSFSCWNWCS, from the exons ATGGATTACGAACGAATCGAGAAGCCTTTTCATCcg GGCGGTGGGCTTTCTCCCAGCAAGCTTCGAGCGATGCTTTTGGGagtggagaagaagaggaaagaagaggaggagatgGAGTCCAAGTTCTCGTTGAGATCTGCAGCAGTTGCTGCTGATATTGATGACTCTT GTGGTAGTGTTTCGGATGATTGCAAGGATGTGGACATGGTGAGCTCCCTCCCTGAATGCTCTACTTCGTTGGAAACAATGACGGGTCACAGATTTACAGATCAAAGCCTATCGAGCTCCAGGATTAGATCTCAAGTGGAAGATTCTTTTGATTCAGACGGTGTGTCATCTGCCTTCGAATTCCACAAGGGTGAACGCGCTCCCCATCGGTCGGCTCTCGTGCCGCCATTCTCAAAACCGGCGCCTTCGAAATGGGATGATGCACAGAAATGGATTGCGAGCCCCAATTTGAACCGCCCTTATAAAGCTAGTGCAGTGCAATCAAAGAAAACAGAGAAGTTTGGTTATGGTAGCCGGCAATCTTTGACGAAGGTGGTTGTGGAGATTACAGAGGATGCAGACACTAAGAGGATTGATCCAAGCCAAGAAAAGAGAGGATTTGGTGGGCAGAAGGCTGTGAATTCGATTCCCAACTCTTACCAGGTGGTGGATTCATGTGCCAAGCCTGGGATTATTGTTGAGAAAGTTGCAGATCCAGCAG ttTCTCTTAGTCGTCATGATTCATCTACATTACCTCAGACTGCTACCACCCTTATTACTCCCCCATCGACAGTTAGGTCGGTGTCTATGAGAGATATGGGCACAGAAATGACTCCCATTGCTAGCCAAGAGCCCTCTCGGACAGGAACCCCTGTGAGAGCCTCAACACCAACACGCAGCCCTACTTCTTCTCGATCATCAACCCCGCAGAGGGGTGCACCAAATTCAAACATTGTTGCAAACATTACTGGTTCATCTGACGGCCACAGGGATGGCAACAATGGGCTGAGTGAAAAGGAGTTGCAAATGAAAACTAGAAGAGAGATAATGATTCTTGGCGCACAGCTAGGTAAGACTAACATTGCTGCATGGGCaagcaaagaagaagaggaaaaggaTGCATCTGTTTCTCTCAAGATTCTTCCAGTTGACCGATCAAAAAGTGTTACTGAGATGCGTGCAGCAGCCTGGGAGGAGGCAGAGATAGCCAAGTATCAGGCCAG GTTTAAACGGGAAGAAATCAAAATCCAAGCATGGGAAAATCACCAGAAAGCAGAAACTGAAGCTGAAATGAGGAAAATTGAG GTTGAAGTGGAGAGGATGAGAGCTCGTGCACATGATAAGCTTATGAACAAGCTAGCAGCTGCAAAGCATAAAGCTGAGGAAATGCGTGCAGCAGCAGAGACCAGAAAAAACCAACAAGCTGCAAGGACAGCTCAACAAGCAGAGTACATCAGAAGAACTGGCGACATTCCTTCCTCATTTTCTTGCTGGAATTGGTGCTCTTAA
- the LOC105058911 gene encoding uncharacterized protein isoform X3, with protein MDYERIEKPFHPGGGLSPSKLRAMLLGVEKKRKEEEEMESKFSLRSAAVAADIDDSCGSVSDDCKDVDMVSSLPECSTSLETMTGHRFTDQSLSSSRIRSQVEDSFDSDGVSSAFEFHKGERAPHRSALVPPFSKPAPSKWDDAQKWIASPNLNRPYKASAVQSKKTEKFGYGSRQSLTKVVVEITEDADTKRIDPSQEKRGFGGQKAVNSIPNSYQVVDSCAKPGIIVEKVADPAVSLSRHDSSTLPQTATTLITPPSTVRSVSMRDMGTEMTPIASQEPSRTGTPVRASTPTRSPTSSRSSTPQRGAPNSNIVANITGSSDGHRDGNNGLSEKELQMKTRREIMILGAQLGKTNIAAWASKEEEEKDASVSLKILPVDRSKSVTEMRAAAWEEAEIAKYQARFKREEIKIQAWENHQKAETEAEMRKIERHTEGTVHKLTWRIVVTCSLLKWRG; from the exons ATGGATTACGAACGAATCGAGAAGCCTTTTCATCcg GGCGGTGGGCTTTCTCCCAGCAAGCTTCGAGCGATGCTTTTGGGagtggagaagaagaggaaagaagaggaggagatgGAGTCCAAGTTCTCGTTGAGATCTGCAGCAGTTGCTGCTGATATTGATGACTCTT GTGGTAGTGTTTCGGATGATTGCAAGGATGTGGACATGGTGAGCTCCCTCCCTGAATGCTCTACTTCGTTGGAAACAATGACGGGTCACAGATTTACAGATCAAAGCCTATCGAGCTCCAGGATTAGATCTCAAGTGGAAGATTCTTTTGATTCAGACGGTGTGTCATCTGCCTTCGAATTCCACAAGGGTGAACGCGCTCCCCATCGGTCGGCTCTCGTGCCGCCATTCTCAAAACCGGCGCCTTCGAAATGGGATGATGCACAGAAATGGATTGCGAGCCCCAATTTGAACCGCCCTTATAAAGCTAGTGCAGTGCAATCAAAGAAAACAGAGAAGTTTGGTTATGGTAGCCGGCAATCTTTGACGAAGGTGGTTGTGGAGATTACAGAGGATGCAGACACTAAGAGGATTGATCCAAGCCAAGAAAAGAGAGGATTTGGTGGGCAGAAGGCTGTGAATTCGATTCCCAACTCTTACCAGGTGGTGGATTCATGTGCCAAGCCTGGGATTATTGTTGAGAAAGTTGCAGATCCAGCAG ttTCTCTTAGTCGTCATGATTCATCTACATTACCTCAGACTGCTACCACCCTTATTACTCCCCCATCGACAGTTAGGTCGGTGTCTATGAGAGATATGGGCACAGAAATGACTCCCATTGCTAGCCAAGAGCCCTCTCGGACAGGAACCCCTGTGAGAGCCTCAACACCAACACGCAGCCCTACTTCTTCTCGATCATCAACCCCGCAGAGGGGTGCACCAAATTCAAACATTGTTGCAAACATTACTGGTTCATCTGACGGCCACAGGGATGGCAACAATGGGCTGAGTGAAAAGGAGTTGCAAATGAAAACTAGAAGAGAGATAATGATTCTTGGCGCACAGCTAGGTAAGACTAACATTGCTGCATGGGCaagcaaagaagaagaggaaaaggaTGCATCTGTTTCTCTCAAGATTCTTCCAGTTGACCGATCAAAAAGTGTTACTGAGATGCGTGCAGCAGCCTGGGAGGAGGCAGAGATAGCCAAGTATCAGGCCAG GTTTAAACGGGAAGAAATCAAAATCCAAGCATGGGAAAATCACCAGAAAGCAGAAACTGAAGCTGAAATGAGGAAAATTGAG AGACATACTGAAGGGACAGTGCATAAGCTTACATGGAGGATAGTTGTTACTTGCTCACT GTTGAAGTGGAGAGGATGA